The nucleotide window gtcaaaggagcattgtattaAAAAGCTTTGTGATTGTAGTTATGAacttgagattaatacagattggagcggcTTCGATCCTGAGCGTGAATTTattgcttgtcctttctacttggttgacggattatgatgcacatactttagatggattgctctgaagggtacaaaatggcagagagacttaataatacggcttgaaaaggaaaaacaagagcttaaagatgaggtatttaatctaaagagacaaatggatcATATgacacataggaaagaagagactgaattatgagaaagtttaagaatccttcttagttagcgacggtagtttaacttaaccaataaagtatgtaatttgatatggatttgtTAAACATGATTGAAATTCTGTTGAATGTTTGATAGCAACATTTTTATTTGAACatgattgtctgtttgttttttattaaattcatactgcattcttggcagaatgattcatcgccgaaaagtctgagtacttaacatcatttcattcataataaacgtgtgataatacgataaaaatatatacatgtacatatatgttacaatttacacacaaaagaccaaatgttacaaatattgagtatgtacaaatgttgaatatatacaaacagtattctaatgctaatcctcctcctgtaccctgtctaactgtgacggtttacgacgcctcctacgatagtaagaggccgttgcatgacgctcgggtaggagaggtgattgataatgtgatgatgtggcaccctgtgaggatGGCATACAACCTCATTTATGAAGATCACTATagatgacatacattttaaaatcaacaacaaataaaaaaatttataataaaaacgtacctcaataagctgtagatcaacaagaagcATTAAATTGAaagtttatgaacctacatttatgtgaaaattgattaaaagtttgtaaaccctaattttttgaaaatggaAAAACACAAAAAAGACGTACCTTAGGACAATGTAGGgagatgacagaactaattagtcactaacttgaaatttgatgagtttAATTGAagaattgaagttgattttaatggtggaatgaagaaggagaactCGTAAGGCTAGCAAAAGGAAAACGAATCCGAAAACTAAAATGAGAAAAAGGAaactggaaaaataaaaaacccattagtcgctgttactaacaggcaacagcgacttatgggttttatttttatttttatttttttctctttcactgttactaacagtgacttAACCCGatgctaggcttggatgtacggacgcttattttgggaaataagttttcacgaagcttatttttggaattaagttgttaaataatcttttttttttttttcaaattttcacaatttGCCCTGCGAATCATGTGTCAATATTTGAAATAAACAAGTTTTTcgataaaagaataaaaaaaataagtttgtttcaaacgtaatttctaaaataagtatttttgtGTTTGAGTTTAAGTTAAAGGATCTTGTTAGCAACGGCGGAGGTAACTAACATGTTAGggtcaaaaaaaattttaccacGAGTTTGTTTGTTAGCAACGGCGAATAAAAAGAaagataatattataatttttaaaagaaaaaaaacaaattaaggaGAAGCGGAGGTAACTATCTTCTCGATTCATCTTAAGTCTAGTTGCAGTTTACCTTATCAGAAAACCTCATGTGTGATGCCAACGGCCGCATACATACAACCTCAAGCAACTCAACCCAcagcaataaaaaaaactacgaaaaatttatatattttttaaaaaattatcttttgAACTTGTCATGTTAAAACTTGGAATATGTATTTTAAACCTTGAAATTAATATCTAAAAACCAAGGACCTTTTAAGTCTTAGAGTAGATAATTTGAGTCTGGTGAAGTATGCAATTTTTCACCTTTTCCTCTTCTTCTCTTCCCTCCTATGATCCTATGCCATTTCTTTCACACATCAATCACTCATTAATCATTATTGAAtgaaaagcaataaaaaaaataaaaataaaaaataaaaaagatgaaattcgtTGAGTTAAccgaaacaaaaaaaaaaataattcaaaccaTAGAAAACGCAATCTCAGTTTTCAAAGCACAATATGGAGAACATTCATAGAAGCCGATTTTAGTTGAAAACGCCACATTTTTATTTGCTCTCAGAATAAATCcatgttatttcattatttttcgTCTCAATGTCATTGTTTAATGCATATCGAATCTGACATAAATTTATGCATTTCGTGTTATAAGGAGACAAAGTTCTTAGTTCGACACTCATCTAACTCTTTGCTTCTTTTAGCCTATCTCATAATCATCAAAATAAGTCCTCCAAGTTAAAAACTTTCTGCAGGGTAATGCAAAGCATTAAGTACCTGCTTGTGTACAAGTTACAGATAACCACAATATACAGCTCAGTAATTGGCACCAAAAAAACGTTGAAATCTTTCCATTGTAATAACACTCATCTGGATGAAGACCAGAGAGAGCCATAGTTTTAATAGGTAGGGAGATCACTTGATGATATGCACCTAATATCTCCATCAATAAACATGTTTCCAAAAAAAAGGGCTTACAAAGACCACAAGATCACATTTTATATCTGCAGAAAGCACTGTATTCTACTAGTTCGATAGCAGGTACAAAAACACAGCACATAATGAAATTACCACCCTCAAATGAATAGTAAAAGTAAGACTAAGAAGGCCTTCATATCTCATCATCCACAAAGTTTGCTGCCAAATCCCAGTAATGGCCAACACCTTTATCAATAAACACTTTGCGAGCAGCAGCCTCAGTTCGACAATCATGGACTGAAAACCGGTGAAAAGAAGGTTTTGCTACACTCCCTTGCCACACCAATACACATTTGTTTGCTGGtttctcttcttcatcttcatcttcttcctcatcctcctTTTCCATTTTAGCGGCCCAATTAATCCGTCGAAGCATAAGCTTCCCATATCTCTTGATGGATTTGACTCCACCCTCAACGACCACAACACTAAAGCCCTCAGATATTACTGCACAACCAGTCAAACGATTCTCCTGTGCGTTGATGTCAACTTTAAACCGATTTTGTTTGTGTGAAAGGTCATTGATCTTGTAAACTGAAACAATAGTCTCCAAGGTATTTAGATCTTCAAACAACTTCCTCTCTTTCTTTTCACGTCGCTCAGCAGGTGTTAGCTTTCGAGCAATGTTCCTGTCCACATGGGCCTGCTCACGCTCAGCTGCTGCAGCTCGAATCTCCATTTCCAATTTTGTTGGGTCTTGGGTTGCTTCAGAGCCCAAAACTCTCATGAGGTTACTCATTTTTACTTTAGGTTTGGGGGGTTCAATCAAACCTTGCTTAATCATCTCCTGCCTATCCTTCTCCTTAGCCAAGCGTCTCTGTGTACGAAGTTTCTTCTGTTCCTTTTTTGTAAGTTTCAATGGCTGTGGTTTTGGTGGGGCAGGCTCCGCAGGAGGCTCAATTGGACGAGGATGTTCAACATAGATTGTGATCTTCTCCATTTTCACTTTCTCTTCAAATGTGCCACCACTAGCAATATCAGCATAGTCACCGGAACGCAGAAGAGGTACATCCCTGATACATACATGAGTATAATTAATTACAGCTCTAATAACTTGCACAAAAACAGGTTAACAAGAAAATTGAATTCAACATCAAGTCCTACGGTGATAATCAGCACTTCAAATTTATCCTCATTTGGCAAAGGCTAGGGAAAGTAATTCATCCATCTAGGTCTGATTGGTACCCAGAAATCACTCGACCGTAAAAAGATTCACTTGCATTCACAGTACATCTTATTCCTTCTATCCCATTGTTTTTGCACCACTCATCAATTATGGTGAGTTTGCCCCACTACCTTATGTGGTAAAATGCCCTAGTTGCTCTTTTTGTCTCTCCTCTTCTCTTGTTCCCATCATATTACCTTATCTCATTAAATTATAGCCAGGGTCACGTGGAGCCAAATCACTAGGACTGAGAAGTAGTGAACAGGCAAATCAAAAGGGAACAGAAATAAACTCATGGAGTGGAACTCCCACCCTTACACCCTAGCTGAAACACATAATACAAAAATGGaacaaattcaaagaacaaaatGACATCTCTATATCCCTTATCAACGAAGAAACACATGAGGAAATTCCATGACCTATCAATCAAAGGGTTTTCCAGAGAAAAGATTTAATTAGAGTGGAGAAGGGACACTGGCACACTGCAAATGAAAATAGCTCAGCATTCAGTTCCACTTAATAAAGCAGCACGTTAATTTCCCCTCACTAGACAAAAACAAAGGGAAGCAATTATTACCATATCCAGTAGCAAGCTAACCACCAAAATGATGGCATCAATCATGTCTAGGTTCAATAGCCGACTAACACAAAGGCGATATAGAAAATTGGAATCAGTATAAAGAAAATTTCTGACCAAAACTGTATGTTGCAAGAATGGGCCTTAATCTTGCCAAACTTCAAAGTAATCTCCAAGCAAACAATCTTAAACAATACAATATTCTCTGCATCTTTCTATTCTTTGCACATTGACAGTGCAAACATTATCTTTAATCATAGTTTACTATTATCCTCGGTTATTTCTAACGGTTAAACTTCCCTCTTTTACGTATGAGCTTTTATGAGAAAAAGGGTAGCTATTGAAAAGGAACAAAGGAATAAGATGTATAAGTTTTGATAAGTGAAGATCATAACAATTCAAAACATATCCCAAAGCTTTGACAACAAAatcctccccccccccccccccccaaaaaaaaaaaaaccaacgcaaaaagaaggaaaattaattcAAACAATGAAACTTGACATGTAGACAACAAGAAAATAACCATATCCCAATTTCAAAGAAGACCAACAGCTTGCAACAGTGGAAAGGTTAAAAAAATAAGCAGCACCATAAACCACAGCAAAAATCAGGGGGGAAAGAAGGTACTAGCCTCCATGAAAAGAGGCAACGAGAAAAAAGGAACGCCTGACCTGTAAACGATATTCTGGCACCATGATAAAACTACAAATCCCAATTTCAACAAGAGCAACTGGACTTTCAGTTGCTCAAAAACTAGAACATGTGACATATCGCTTCACCAACCCACCCACACCCCAAAAATACATGGCCTACCCATTTAAAGCATGAAGTGAGATGATAAGATTCATATGCAGGAAAAGTGATTGGAGAATTCTACAATCTATTAGCGCACACAAACACAATAAAGAGAAACAATACGAACAATAAAAATTGTTTATGCCATTGTGAGAAACTACTATACCCTGAGTTTTATGAAAGCTGATTGAGCTAGTAGCTACTCATTAAATAcaactaaaagaaaaaatataatttaggcGATAAAGGTGGGAAGTGATCCCCTATGTAATAAAACTAATACCACAGTCACATAATCTAGTGACCCCAAGAGCGCAAAGGAGGGCAAACAGATGGTACATGTTAAGCAAATAACAATTTCATACCACGCATTAAggtgattttttttaatgtttttaaagatATACAAGGCTAACAAAGATTACATAGAACCAGCAAAGTTCATAATTAACACAGCATTCAATCTCGGGTTCTGAAAAAAACATACAGCCAGTTCTGAAAATTATTGTACAACTTACCACCATTCAACTTCAGGAATGGGCTCCTTTGGCTTCTCTTTAGTGATAACTCTTTCTGACACCTCGATCAAATTTGGATTTATGTTTGGTTCGGCCTTTGCCTTAGCCAGTTGTGCCTGCTTAGCCTTGAGCTCCTTGGCTTGGGCTTCTCCAAATTGACTCTAGACATgataattatatacatataaaggCTTACACAAAACTGAAAACCAATGGGCAGCAAAGACATTATTGCTTCAAAAAGTAGATACCTTCAATTTGATACTTTCTGCGTCTCTTGACCATTTTCCTTCCTCAACGAACTGGAAAGTCATTCTCTTTGGCCTAAGAAGTTTGTTTTTGTCAATACCCATCCTTGGATCAAAATGAGGATTCTTCTCAGGATCAACTTCCAATTCTGGCTTTTGAATCTGGAATgcgtcttttttttgtttgtttatattCACCTGCAAATTAACACAAGTTATATCCACTAGCAAATAGAACCACACACGATACTAAAGAATGATAATTAACTAAACAAACCTTTAGGGTGCTTAGATTGCTTGGTTTAGACACATTGATAACATTTCCATGCTCATCAATTTCCCTACCAAGAGCATCCAAGCGAAGCACTGGAGCCTTAGCAGGCTTTTGAAGTGCTGCAACATCTGGTAGCATCTGACCGGGGAAAAGGTTAATTAAGGGAGCAAATTCTGCATCCTGGCGGAACCCCATTTTGGCGGCAAGTTCTTGTGCACGCTTTACGGCCTCATATTTTGCAGGATCTATTGCACCAATTGGATTACCAGAAGCAGTGGCTGCTGCAGGGAAGGTAGATGTACTTGCCATAACTCCAGCAGTTGTATATGGTGTCGGTAGAACCCCAGCAGCATTGGGTGCTTTATTTCCTTCTTTTGAGCCCAGTTGTGAGACAGTACTGTTTAAACCAGTTCCTTTGTTCAACtagatacacacacacacacatcaatTCGATACATGTAGCTGAACCCTACTATACAAATGGAGG belongs to Amaranthus tricolor cultivar Red isolate AtriRed21 chromosome 17, ASM2621246v1, whole genome shotgun sequence and includes:
- the LOC130804157 gene encoding protein RDM16 isoform X1, producing MEDKKSHRKEHRHHHRSSKHRHHEYDDDDDDYRRSRREKSSEDDRDSKRDREREGSRDRDRKKRKDREEESEDMINDDKRIRVHDDKDDDRRYRSKDKDAENGVARVKDESVDKVKKESVESSNGSRKRERRRFEDGGATVENSTTKSGSILNDGHVESLNMSSTLASETKHGNNHTSTKVSSISTTNENKGVNITRSHAVTGKSSTDGTHSIAGKSGNLSLDALAKAKKALQMQKELAEKLKKIPLLNKGTGLNSTVSQLGSKEGNKAPNAAGVLPTPYTTAGVMASTSTFPAAATASGNPIGAIDPAKYEAVKRAQELAAKMGFRQDAEFAPLINLFPGQMLPDVAALQKPAKAPVLRLDALGREIDEHGNVINVSKPSNLSTLKVNINKQKKDAFQIQKPELEVDPEKNPHFDPRMGIDKNKLLRPKRMTFQFVEEGKWSRDAESIKLKSQFGEAQAKELKAKQAQLAKAKAEPNINPNLIEVSERVITKEKPKEPIPEVEWWDVPLLRSGDYADIASGGTFEEKVKMEKITIYVEHPRPIEPPAEPAPPKPQPLKLTKKEQKKLRTQRRLAKEKDRQEMIKQGLIEPPKPKVKMSNLMRVLGSEATQDPTKLEMEIRAAAAEREQAHVDRNIARKLTPAERREKKERKLFEDLNTLETIVSVYKINDLSHKQNRFKVDINAQENRLTGCAVISEGFSVVVVEGGVKSIKRYGKLMLRRINWAAKMEKEDEEEDEDEEEKPANKCVLVWQGSVAKPSFHRFSVHDCRTEAAARKVFIDKGVGHYWDLAANFVDDEI
- the LOC130804157 gene encoding protein RDM16 isoform X2, whose translation is MQKELAEKLKKIPLLNKGTGLNSTVSQLGSKEGNKAPNAAGVLPTPYTTAGVMASTSTFPAAATASGNPIGAIDPAKYEAVKRAQELAAKMGFRQDAEFAPLINLFPGQMLPDVAALQKPAKAPVLRLDALGREIDEHGNVINVSKPSNLSTLKVNINKQKKDAFQIQKPELEVDPEKNPHFDPRMGIDKNKLLRPKRMTFQFVEEGKWSRDAESIKLKSQFGEAQAKELKAKQAQLAKAKAEPNINPNLIEVSERVITKEKPKEPIPEVEWWDVPLLRSGDYADIASGGTFEEKVKMEKITIYVEHPRPIEPPAEPAPPKPQPLKLTKKEQKKLRTQRRLAKEKDRQEMIKQGLIEPPKPKVKMSNLMRVLGSEATQDPTKLEMEIRAAAAEREQAHVDRNIARKLTPAERREKKERKLFEDLNTLETIVSVYKINDLSHKQNRFKVDINAQENRLTGCAVISEGFSVVVVEGGVKSIKRYGKLMLRRINWAAKMEKEDEEEDEDEEEKPANKCVLVWQGSVAKPSFHRFSVHDCRTEAAARKVFIDKGVGHYWDLAANFVDDEI